Proteins found in one Salvelinus alpinus chromosome 11, SLU_Salpinus.1, whole genome shotgun sequence genomic segment:
- the nat8l gene encoding N-acetylaspartate synthetase: MHCSSPKMVCETKIVADEHDAIQGTKKDSIIVSSSQMWTSSTPAPNPIEENDVRKDTVFIREFERTDHVEVRRIFYEGIMERIPNTAFRGILQQSQTQFLYVLLTLMCFVVSKSLTLTCCAPFVLMAARYFYSSKVIHNYLACALRTDMADIEEYYMKPTGSCFWVAVLEGQVVGIVAAQGREDDNTVELRRMSVDSRFRGKGIAKVLGRRVLEFAVHNNYAAVVLGTTAVKMAAHKLYESLGFRRTGGSEDYMLPGMSGSPLERLFFQIRYQRYRLQLREE; encoded by the exons ATGCATTGTTCGTCTCCAAAAATGGTTTGCGAGACTAAAATTGTTGCGGATGAACACGATGCCATACAAGGGACCAAAAAAGATTCTATTATCGTTTCCTCCTCGCAAATGTGGACTTCTTCCACACCGGCACCGAATCCTATCGAGGAAAATGATGTGAGGAAAGATACGGTTTTTATCCGTGAGTTTGAGCGCACGGACCATGTGGAGGTGCGCCGCATCTTTTATGAGGGGATCATGGAGAGAATACCCAACACCGCGTTCAGAGGCATATTACAGCAAAGTCAAACCCAATTCTTATATGTTCTTCTGACAC TAATGTGCTTTGTTGTGAGCAAATCCCTCACGCTGACCTGCTGTGCGCCGTTCGTTCTCATGGCCGCGCGCTACTTCTACAGCAGCAAAGTTATCCACAACTATCTGGCCTGCGCGCTCCGAACAGACATGGCGGACATCGAGGAGTATTACATGAAACCCACAG GCTCGTGTTTCTGGGTGGCAGTGCTGGAGGGTCAGGTGGTCGGCATCGTGGCGGCGCAGGGCCGGGAGGACGATAACACGGTGGAGCTGCGCCGCATGTCGGTGGACTCGCGCTTCCGCGGCAAGGGCATCGCCAAGGTGCTGGGGCGCCGCGTGCTGGAGTTCGCCGTGCACAACAACTACGCTGCAGTTGTCCTGGGAACCACCGCCGTCAAAATGGCCGCCCACAAGCTGTACGAGTCACTGGGCTTCCGGCGGACGGGCGGGAGCGAGGACTACATGCTGCCTGGCATGAGCGGCTCGCCGCTAGAGAGGCTCTTCTTTCAGATCCGTTACCAGCGTTACCGCCTGCAGCTCCGCGAGGagtga